The following proteins come from a genomic window of Aspergillus oryzae RIB40 DNA, chromosome 4:
- a CDS encoding uncharacterized protein (predicted protein) yields MFKPKFSQSPRLCGEAVKGIFLSVIFENTVWGWLWALWQIENKTFVGTNRTTVALHYTYEVVIPYIRLNPDPHRCPHEGSPRIQNIVALAAGYMAITIFPYQLQN; encoded by the exons ATGTTCAAGCCAAAGTTCAGTCAGTCTCCACGCTTATGTGGGGAAGCAGTCAAGGGTATCTTCTTAAGTGTTATCTTCGAGAATACTGTGTGGGGATGGTTATGGGCATTGTGGCAGATTGAGAACAAAACGTTTGTGGGGACGAACAGGACCACTGTGGCACTTCACTACAC ATACGAAGTGGTCATTCCCTACATACGACTCAATCCTGATCCCCACCGTTGTCCCCACGAAGGATCCCCCAGGATTCAGAACATAGTGGCTCTTGCTGCAGGATATATGGCTATCACGATCTTTCCATATCAACTGCAAAACTGA